The sequence TTGACACCAAAAATACCATTACAATTCTTATCAACACTTGCATCACCTGTACCTTCAATTGTACCTGGATATgatgatttatcaaaatcattacAATCTTTACCTCTCCAATTATAACCTCTAAAAGTTGCTtcaactaaaaaaataaaaaaataaaaaaaataataaaaaaaataataattaaatatttaaaattagtaaattaatttaaaaatagaattaaaataaaactaaaataaaatacatacGTGAATGATGATCACCATCAAAATCTTGAATTGGTAAATGTTCAGATGAAAAgactttaattaattcttgaaTCCAAGCCCATGGACTACCTCCAACTTTTGGATCTTCTTTGTTATATTCTTGATGAACATGATCTGGATTATAGAATTTAGATGGTGCACTTGTGAATAATCTACAAGTTGGTGATGTACAAACGTTCATTGCATGACATACATCATCAGCATTTTGGTATTGATCAAAGTATGAAATGATTTGTTCACCATAAGTATTAACTAACCATGTACAAAGTGAACCAGCTTCATCTGGGAAAAATGAACATAATTCATCTAATGaatcttcaattgatttattatgaATACCTGAATATTGGTTAACTAAACttaatacctttttttttttttttttaattttttttttttttttttttttttcgaaaatggaaaaaaagtgattagaagatattatttttttttttttttttttttttttttttttttttttcaaaaatgataataattaattaattcttacAATTGTACATGCAGCACAGTGTGTACCACCATTAGCTGATTTTAcatcatttgaaataaattcttcaaatttattttttatttccaatgATTTTCCATTTACTGGAATGTTTACGGCAgtagtaaaattaattaaaactgataatactataaataataatacaaatacagatttcattctttattttattttttattttttattttttttttatttcacttaataaaataaaagtttagaaaatatgattaaaaaaaaaaaaaaaataaaaaataaaaatgggaCTGCTGGAGTTTgtgaaaaaatgaaaaaataaaaaataaaaaaataaaaaataaaaaataaaaaataaaaaataaaaaaaaaaaaaaagaggagAAATTTGGAAAATATCTAACGTCTccccaaaaataaataaaaaaaaaaaaaataaaaaaataaattaaaaaaacagtaTCTTTTTTCGAGTGGgaattttatttagaaatttCGAAAATCAAAGCAATGCAATGTCATATTCAGCTCAATTGGCAAGAGTATCTcgattaataattgtaattaataaataccatgattttcaaaaaaaaaaaaaaaaaaaaagttaataaaaaaaaaaagaataaaaaaaaaaaaaagatgaaaataaaaaaagttggaTTTATGATATTTTTGGTTTGAAATTTGTGggctatttttatattttttttttttacttttttttttttttgtttttattttattatttatttatattaagtaaaaaaaaaaaaaaaatagatttatatatatattgtttttttttttataacctATTTTGGTAAAGTTTGTAATAAATCATTCAATTGTAAAATACTAGTTCCATTTCCACCACAAACGAttgttaaaatattttttgaatttatatctAAAAgtgttgataatttttttgaatagaGTACAGATAATGTTGCACCACAAGATGGTTCTACTAAGATtctttcatcatcaacaaattttaaacaagCATCTACAGCATCTCTATCAGTGActaaaattggtttaatattaaatctttttgaaatttccCAAGCTTCACTACAAACTGAACGAGTTGATAAGGTTTTAATTACACTTGTAACCTCTGATACATCCAATTTTGTCAATTGTTTCTCTTGAAAACTTTTCCAAAAACTATGACTACCAACAGTTTCAACAGTAACAATTGGTATATCATTCCAACCATATCTATCTAAACCTTGTAAAATACCAATCAtcataccaccaccaccaactgaaaataaaattacatcTGGTTTTTCACAAACACCATTTTGAACATCTTGATAGATTTCATCAATCATTGTGGAATGACCCTCCCAAAGTAATGGATGATCGAATGGATGGATATAACAATCTGTACAACCTTCTTTCTCTGCCAATTCCAATGCAAATGTATTTGCTTCATCCCAAATAGTACCATGTACAATTACATTTGCTCCTTCATCTTTAatcttttcaattgttgCCTCTGGTATAGTATTTGGTAAAACTATCGTTGTctttacatttaattttctaCCTGCATATGCAACACTTTTACCTGCATTACCTCCTGATgaacaaataaaatgagcttcttcattttttgattttttttcttttaaaagttgattacacttttttttttttaaaaaataatttcggaaaaataaaaaataaaaaaaaataaataaattatttgaataattaattttccatcttttttttttttttttttttttaaataaaaaaaaatacatacgaGAAGGCCTACTCCACGGATTTTGAATGAGCCTGATGGTTGAAGTGCATCTACTTTCATCCATACTTTTGcattttcttctttaaataattttgataaagcCAATGATTCCAACATTGGAGAATTTATATGTAATGGAGGTGAAGTTTTGGTATTtctatttgaattttatttatttatttatttttattattttttatttttttttttttagaaataaaattaataatcataacaatcaaaaaaaaaaaaaataaaaaaaaaaaataaaataaataaaataaaagaaattaataaaata comes from Dictyostelium discoideum AX4 chromosome 2 chromosome, whole genome shotgun sequence and encodes:
- the sds gene encoding L-serine ammonia-lyase; the encoded protein is MGLKTTISPDSSFDKIINTKTSPPLHINSPMLESLALSKLFKEENAKVWMKVDALQPSGSFKIRGVGLLCNQLLKEKKSKNEEAHFICSSGGNAGKSVAYAGRKLNVKTTIVLPNTIPEATIEKIKDEGANVIVHGTIWDEANTFALELAEKEGCTDCYIHPFDHPLLWEGHSTMIDEIYQDVQNGVCEKPDVILFSVGGGGMMIGILQGLDRYGWNDIPIVTVETVGSHSFWKSFQEKQLTKLDVSEVTSVIKTLSTRSVCSEAWEISKRFNIKPILVTDRDAVDACLKFVDDERILVEPSCGATLSVLYSKKLSTLLDINSKNILTIVCGGNGTSILQLNDLLQTLPK